Proteins encoded together in one Anaerococcus murdochii window:
- a CDS encoding carbohydrate ABC transporter permease: MGNNTIFIGLENYTDLLSSSSFWNSIRVTFIYVLIVVVLGVLLGFATALLCRVNFPAIRLFSASYSLPIAIASSGMALVFRVMLNQSVGILNVILKTNINWLADPSWALLSVGVLTAWLNSGLNFLYFSSGLAGIDDSLYEAASMDGANSINQFKNVTLPSIRPIMFFVVVTNIINAFQSFGQIKLLTQGGPGESTNVIVHDIYKNAFMNYRYGYASAESVVLFFIVMVLTIIAFRSNGVKNAKNK; this comes from the coding sequence ATGGGAAATAATACAATATTTATTGGTTTAGAAAATTATACAGATCTTCTATCTTCGTCATCTTTTTGGAATAGTATAAGGGTGACTTTTATATATGTATTAATAGTAGTAGTCTTAGGAGTTCTTTTAGGATTTGCTACAGCTCTTTTATGTAGGGTTAATTTTCCAGCTATTAGACTTTTTTCAGCATCCTACTCCCTACCCATAGCTATAGCATCATCGGGCATGGCTTTGGTATTTAGAGTAATGCTAAACCAGTCTGTTGGTATTTTAAATGTTATATTAAAAACAAATATAAATTGGCTAGCAGATCCTAGTTGGGCCTTACTAAGCGTAGGAGTTCTCACAGCATGGCTAAATTCAGGTCTTAATTTTTTGTATTTTTCATCAGGTCTTGCGGGAATAGACGATAGTTTGTATGAGGCTGCATCTATGGATGGAGCCAATTCCATTAATCAGTTTAAAAACGTAACCCTACCATCAATTAGACCTATTATGTTCTTTGTGGTTGTTACAAATATTATAAACGCTTTCCAATCTTTTGGACAAATTAAATTATTAACCCAGGGTGGACCAGGTGAATCAACCAATGTTATAGTCCACGATATTTACAAAAATGCCTTTATGAACTACAGGTATGGATACGCATCAGCAGAATCAGTGGTTTTATTTTTCATAGTAATGGTATTAACAATTATCGCTTTTAGGTCGAACGGAGTAAAAAATGCAAAGAACAAGTAA
- a CDS encoding ABC transporter substrate-binding protein, protein MFKKIFTKLMLVLMFVSLTACAGRNEDAAKEENKDKAASSEEVNKEDGKADANGKTTIVFWHSMGGNLNDAIDHLVEEYNNSQDKYIVKAEFQGEYDDALTKLRSSASGKDVGADLVQVFDLGTRYMIDSGLIKPIQDFVDEDNYDTSQLEDNLLAYYTVDGKLNSMPFNSSTPLLYYNKEMFDKAGVEVPKSLEEMKEVGKKLKDSGVTEMPISMSVYGWWVEQFMSKQGLELFDNNNGRDDNPSKTVFEENDGVKNILTAWKELKDEGIAPNVGKQGGDPEFKAGTSAMCFASTASLAQILSEVGDRFEVGTAYFPGVKASDDHGVSIGGASLYALNSGDEEKMKGTWDFIKFLVSVESQTYWNANTGYFPVNKGVLDTDDFKELIKKSPQFETAIDQLHDSKPEDQGALATVFQESRQIVEKYIEEMLNDKLSPEEASKKMSEEIDKALESYNKVNKK, encoded by the coding sequence ATGTTTAAAAAAATTTTTACTAAACTTATGTTAGTGTTGATGTTTGTTAGCCTAACTGCCTGTGCAGGTCGTAATGAAGATGCAGCTAAGGAAGAAAATAAAGATAAGGCTGCTAGTAGTGAAGAAGTTAATAAAGAAGATGGTAAAGCCGATGCAAATGGCAAAACAACTATAGTTTTTTGGCATTCAATGGGTGGTAACCTTAATGACGCTATTGACCACCTTGTAGAAGAGTATAACAATTCTCAAGACAAATATATAGTTAAGGCAGAATTTCAAGGTGAATACGATGATGCCTTAACTAAACTTAGATCATCTGCATCAGGTAAGGATGTTGGAGCTGATCTTGTACAAGTTTTTGACCTTGGTACAAGATATATGATTGATTCTGGTTTGATCAAACCTATTCAAGACTTTGTTGATGAAGATAATTATGATACTAGTCAACTTGAAGATAATCTTCTCGCCTACTATACAGTTGATGGAAAGCTAAACTCTATGCCATTTAACTCTTCTACCCCACTTTTATATTACAACAAAGAAATGTTTGATAAGGCAGGAGTTGAAGTACCAAAATCTCTTGAAGAGATGAAAGAAGTTGGTAAAAAGCTAAAAGACTCTGGTGTGACTGAGATGCCAATCTCTATGAGCGTTTACGGTTGGTGGGTTGAACAATTTATGAGCAAACAAGGCCTAGAATTATTTGACAATAACAACGGTAGAGATGATAACCCAAGCAAAACGGTTTTTGAGGAAAATGATGGAGTTAAAAATATCCTTACAGCTTGGAAAGAACTAAAAGATGAGGGTATTGCACCAAATGTTGGTAAACAAGGCGGCGATCCAGAATTTAAAGCTGGCACCAGTGCCATGTGCTTTGCATCTACTGCATCCCTAGCACAAATTCTATCAGAAGTTGGAGATAGGTTTGAAGTAGGTACAGCATATTTTCCTGGAGTAAAGGCAAGTGATGACCACGGCGTATCAATTGGTGGTGCTAGTCTATATGCATTAAACTCAGGCGATGAAGAAAAAATGAAGGGAACTTGGGACTTTATCAAGTTTTTGGTAAGTGTTGAATCTCAAACTTATTGGAATGCAAATACAGGTTATTTCCCAGTTAATAAGGGAGTACTTGATACTGATGATTTCAAGGAATTAATAAAGAAATCCCCACAATTTGAAACAGCTATTGACCAATTACACGATTCAAAACCAGAAGACCAAGGAGCCCTTGCGACAGTTTTCCAAGAATCTCGTCAAATTGTAGAAAAATATATTGAAGAGATGCTAAATGACAAGCTAAGCCCAGAAGAAGCTAGCAAAAAAATGTCAGAAGAAATCGATAAGGCTCTAGAATCTTATAACAAGGTTAACAAAAAATGA
- a CDS encoding carbohydrate ABC transporter permease: MQRTSNDIDNFRLFNKTAKPRSKKIDKAIGIRLVLNIIVVIFVLFPIIYAFVMSIKPSYELYNKTFFTANPSIENYKDVFKIAPIEGYIVNSLIVSIIITFFQTMTAIFAAFALHFLDFKKKGLLFAIIMATTMIPGETTIISNFLMISGWGFADSFFGLVAPYLTSAMGIFLFRQAFQSFPMDIYEASKMDGTSDLGFIFRILIPLSKPTIGALAVQSFLGAWNMYMWPLLITGSDRYRTVQIGISMLNSADAQSMLLMIAGVVICMIPSLIIFMFAQKNMVKGLTTGAVKG; encoded by the coding sequence ATGCAAAGAACAAGTAATGATATAGATAACTTCAGACTTTTTAATAAAACCGCAAAGCCAAGAAGTAAAAAAATAGATAAGGCCATAGGTATAAGGCTAGTTTTAAATATTATTGTGGTGATTTTTGTATTATTTCCTATAATCTATGCCTTTGTGATGAGTATTAAGCCTTCCTATGAGCTATACAATAAAACTTTTTTTACAGCAAATCCAAGCATAGAAAATTACAAGGATGTATTTAAAATTGCTCCCATAGAAGGATATATAGTAAATTCGCTAATAGTATCCATAATAATAACATTTTTTCAAACTATGACAGCAATATTTGCAGCCTTCGCTCTTCACTTCTTAGATTTCAAAAAGAAGGGGCTTTTGTTTGCAATAATTATGGCAACAACGATGATACCTGGAGAAACAACAATTATATCAAATTTTTTGATGATATCTGGTTGGGGCTTTGCAGATTCATTTTTTGGACTGGTGGCACCCTACCTAACAAGCGCTATGGGAATATTTTTGTTTAGACAGGCTTTTCAGTCTTTTCCAATGGATATATATGAAGCAAGCAAGATGGATGGGACAAGTGATCTAGGCTTTATTTTTAGAATCTTAATTCCCCTATCAAAACCAACAATTGGAGCCTTAGCAGTTCAGTCCTTCCTAGGAGCATGGAATATGTATATGTGGCCATTACTAATAACAGGTTCTGACAGGTATAGAACAGTTCAAATTGGTATTTCAATGCTAAACTCAGCAGACGCCCAATCAATGTTATTAATGATAGCAGGTGTTGTAATTTGTATGATACCATCACTTATAATATTTATGTTCGCTCAGAAAAACATGGTAAAAGGATTAACAACAGGAGCAGTAAAGGGATAA
- a CDS encoding ABC transporter ATP-binding protein, with product MARVKLENVSKIYDNGFEAVKNMNLDIKDEEFVVLVGPSGCGKSTTLRMIAGLENISEGKFRIDDKIMNDVSSKDRDIAMVFQSYALYPHMTIRENMGFALKMKKVNKKDISEKVENIAKTLKLEELLDRKPAQLSGGQRQRVALGRAMVRNPKVFLLDEPLSNLDAKLRVEMRTEIVRLHNELKTTFIYVTHDQIEAMTMGDRIAVINEGELVQFDTPLNLYYKPKNRFIGQFIGSPKMNVIETNLHRDGSDFYVEIFGKIRQLPPIKIKDLVSYESKNTKVLLGIRTEEFTYDKDSDIKVVFDNVEYMGSDTYGYIIKENSEPIVIRFKSQDPIVIKKEIPISINLENTYLFDIKTEECISYPEKKTDIKNILIEDTKNNELEEDEKIESEKVKY from the coding sequence ATGGCAAGAGTAAAATTAGAAAATGTTTCAAAAATCTATGACAACGGTTTTGAAGCAGTTAAAAATATGAATTTAGACATAAAAGATGAGGAGTTTGTAGTTTTGGTAGGACCTTCAGGCTGCGGCAAATCAACGACACTTAGGATGATAGCAGGCCTTGAAAATATATCAGAAGGAAAATTTCGTATTGATGATAAAATTATGAACGACGTGTCATCTAAAGACAGAGATATAGCGATGGTATTTCAATCCTACGCCTTATATCCTCACATGACCATTAGAGAAAATATGGGCTTTGCCTTAAAAATGAAAAAGGTAAATAAGAAGGATATTAGCGAAAAAGTAGAAAATATAGCGAAAACATTAAAGTTAGAGGAATTACTAGACAGAAAACCAGCCCAACTTTCAGGCGGACAAAGGCAAAGAGTAGCCCTAGGTAGGGCCATGGTTAGAAATCCAAAAGTTTTTTTATTAGACGAACCCCTATCAAACTTGGACGCTAAATTAAGAGTGGAAATGAGAACAGAGATAGTAAGGCTTCACAACGAATTAAAGACGACCTTCATCTATGTAACCCACGATCAAATAGAAGCAATGACAATGGGAGATAGGATAGCAGTCATAAATGAGGGAGAGCTAGTCCAATTTGACACCCCTTTAAATCTCTACTACAAACCCAAAAATAGGTTTATAGGACAATTTATAGGATCGCCTAAGATGAATGTCATAGAAACTAATCTACATAGGGATGGTTCAGACTTTTATGTAGAAATATTTGGCAAGATACGTCAATTACCACCAATAAAAATAAAAGACCTGGTAAGTTACGAATCGAAAAATACTAAAGTCCTCTTGGGAATAAGAACAGAAGAGTTTACATATGACAAAGACTCGGATATAAAGGTAGTCTTCGACAATGTAGAATACATGGGTTCAGACACATACGGTTATATAATAAAGGAAAATTCAGAACCAATAGTAATTCGTTTTAAATCTCAAGACCCAATAGTAATAAAAAAAGAAATACCAATCAGCATTAATTTAGAAAATACTTATCTATTTGATATAAAGACAGAAGAATGTATATCATACCCGGAAAAGAAAACAGATATTAAAAATATACTAATAGAAGATACAAAAAACAATGAACTTGAAGAAGATGAAAAAATAGAAAGTGAAAAAGTAAAATATTGA